The genomic interval TATATCATCTCCAGAAACCCCATCTTTTTGTGTGTCAGGTTTTTGGGGGGAGTTGTGACTTACAGACGTTTGTGCCATGGTTGCACCTCATACTCTAAACAGGCGATGTGTCTTCTATGCGCTTTATGGGATAAAAAAACTCCGGTTCTGAGCACTTACTGTCAGAACCGGAGCATGTGTTGTTGGTCTTTAGACCAAAACAATTGATATCAAGGTTTATCTTTCATATTTCCCTCAGTGAATTGGCGAATATGTTTCGTTAATATTCTTAAGCGTCCGATTTGTATGGTTGTAAATCGGTATTTTGGGCTGTATTAAAAAAGCATATCCTGAAAAAACACCCTTTTTCATATCTCACTCAACCCGTTATATCTATTTAAATCGGGCTGGAAAAATCATTTCCAATGTCCAATTTTATGAAATGGATCTCTAAAAATGAGGCAAAATAATGGAAAAAGAGCTAAATTAATAGGTCCCGCCAAAATAATCGTCCGTTTGTAGTAAAATATTGGGAAAATTAACTTGACGTGGAATCCGGGTTATATGCACTAGTTAGGCTAACGGAAAAAAAGGTGAATGACTTTATGAGAGATGAACTTGGAGCCCCTAAGGTAGTCGATCGGAACACCTTCCAGGCGGAGCTGGACGCATTGCGGGTTCGAGAGAAGGCTCACACAAGAGACGGCGACGCCATTGCAGCCGCTCGCCGACGGCTCCCCATGGTCGAGGTGGACGGTGCCACACCGCTCATTGGCGAACGTGGGGCGGTGACACTATTGGACGCGTTTGAGGGACGCCGGATGCTCATTGCCTACTATTTCATGTGGCACACCGGCCACCCTGCGCCGGAGCAGTGCGAAGGGTGCACCTGGGTTACATCGCAGGTCCGAGAGCTGTCCTATATTCATTCTCGCGACGTCACCTTCGCCGTGTTTTGCCAAGGCCCGTACGAAGAGAGCGCCCGGTACCACGACTTCATAGGCTGGGAGATGCCTTGGTACTCGGCCCAGGACTCGCTCGACACCCTCTTGGTTGGACGCCGGGTGGGCAGAATGCACATCGTTTGCTACCTGCGACAAGGATCCAATGTCTTCGAGACTTACTGGACCACAATTCGCGGCGTCGAGGCGATGGATAACAGCTATCGGTTGCTCGACTTGACCGTCTACGGGCGGCAGGAGAC from Terriglobia bacterium carries:
- a CDS encoding DUF899 domain-containing protein, which translates into the protein MRDELGAPKVVDRNTFQAELDALRVREKAHTRDGDAIAAARRRLPMVEVDGATPLIGERGAVTLLDAFEGRRMLIAYYFMWHTGHPAPEQCEGCTWVTSQVRELSYIHSRDVTFAVFCQGPYEESARYHDFIGWEMPWYSAQDSLDTLLVGRRVGRMHIVCYLRQGSNVFETYWTTIRGVEAMDNSYRLLDLTVYGRQETWEDSPTGWPQGDIMDTLRTNGRPTSQWSRLKAGYSDDLGTGRR